The Clostridium chauvoei genome has a window encoding:
- a CDS encoding histidinol-phosphate aminotransferase, producing MESDGKPIHEYLLKHGYIIRPGFLLGIPGWIRVSIGIEEDNREFCELLFRAMEERDSKM from the coding sequence TTGGAGAGTGATGGTAAACCTATTCATGAATATTTATTAAAGCATGGGTATATTATAAGACCAGGGTTTCTTTTAGGAATACCAGGATGGATAAGAGTAAGTATAGGAATAGAAGAAGACAACAGAGAATTTTGTGAATTATTATTTAGAGCAATGGAAGAACGAGATTCGAAAATGTGA
- the murB gene encoding UDP-N-acetylmuramate dehydrogenase, with amino-acid sequence MNQYKGFVDLFKEFYDEESLKLDAPMKEYVHFRVGGPADILVIPNNKEQVIKTIEVCRKNNIPFYVVGNGSNLLVKDGGIRGVVIKLGNVKNINVTDNKVEAECGAMLKDVSNSALENSLTGFEFACGIPGTVGGAVFMNAGAYNGEISNVIESADVIDTEGNVLTLSHEELELGYRSSIVMKKGYIVLSATFSLEKGDGANIKERVDDLTFKRESKQPLEYPSAGSTFKRPEGYFAGKLIEDAGLKGFTLGGAAVSKKHSGFVINKGGATAKDILDLIHHIQAEVKKQFGVELHPEVRIIGED; translated from the coding sequence ATGAATCAATATAAAGGTTTTGTAGATTTATTTAAAGAATTTTATGATGAAGAGAGTTTAAAATTAGATGCACCTATGAAAGAGTATGTTCATTTTAGAGTAGGTGGACCGGCAGATATATTAGTAATACCTAATAACAAAGAACAGGTAATAAAAACAATTGAAGTTTGCAGAAAAAACAATATACCTTTTTACGTAGTTGGAAATGGTTCAAATTTATTAGTTAAAGATGGCGGAATAAGAGGCGTTGTTATAAAACTTGGAAATGTAAAAAATATAAATGTAACAGATAACAAGGTTGAAGCAGAGTGTGGAGCTATGTTAAAAGATGTTTCTAATTCAGCATTAGAAAATTCTTTAACTGGTTTTGAGTTTGCTTGTGGAATTCCAGGAACTGTGGGTGGCGCAGTATTTATGAATGCAGGTGCATATAATGGAGAAATATCAAATGTTATAGAATCAGCAGATGTTATAGATACTGAAGGCAATGTTTTAACACTTTCACATGAAGAGTTAGAGTTAGGTTATAGATCATCAATTGTTATGAAAAAAGGATATATAGTTTTATCAGCCACATTCAGTTTAGAAAAAGGCGATGGAGCTAACATAAAAGAAAGAGTTGATGATTTAACTTTTAAAAGAGAATCTAAGCAACCATTAGAATATCCATCAGCAGGAAGTACATTTAAGAGACCAGAAGGATATTTTGCAGGAAAGTTAATTGAAGATGCAGGTTTAAAGGGTTTTACTCTTGGTGGAGCTGCTGTATCTAAAAAACATTCAGGTTTTGTTATAAATAAAGGTGGAGCTACAGCTAAGGATATATTAGATTTAATACACCATATTCAAGCAGAAGTAAAGAAACAGTTTGGAGTAGAATTACATCCAGAAGTTAGAATTATAGGTGAAGATTAA
- the uvrC gene encoding excinuclease ABC subunit UvrC: MFDFEYHLKNLPEKPGVYIMKNNLGEIIYVGKAKILKNRVKSYFQNSKNHSEKVRVLVKNISEFEYIVTDSEMEALILECNLIKKYSPKYNILLKDDKFYPFIKITNNDDYPRVFVTRKYAKDGSKYFGPYTNSTVVYETMNLINKLFPLRTCKLSIKENGEKIRPCLNYHIKKCLGPCAGHATKEEYKKMIDDIIDILNGKDKTIKNQLKANMEEAAMNLEFEKAASLRDKILAIEAIAEKQKIFKTMEGDEDFINIFQDEKDSCIQVFFSREGKITGREHFIFENTVNESIGEILGEFITSFYGGTAKVPKTIFVPEIEDLDLIEEFLNIKRGSKVWIKIPQKGQKRDMLEMVKSNAQITLEKFKDKFLQEREINRISLLELKEALELEETPFRIEAYDISNIQGVDSVGTMVVFEEGRAKNSDYRRFRIKSVKGANDYDSMREILERRFTHGLEEIKQIQERSLKFSSGKFSSFPDLIMMDGGKGQVNVALEVLKKLNINIPVCGLVKDDKHQTRGIIFNNDEIIINRHSNLMQMIRRIQDEVHRFAITYHRSLRDKRTLHSILEDIPNIGEKRRRNLLMKFGSVENIKNAKLEELLDTESIDKKAAQSIIDYFNK, encoded by the coding sequence ATGTTTGATTTTGAGTATCATCTAAAAAATTTACCAGAAAAACCTGGTGTATATATAATGAAAAATAATTTAGGTGAAATTATTTATGTAGGTAAGGCAAAGATATTAAAGAATAGAGTAAAAAGTTATTTTCAAAATTCTAAAAATCACTCAGAAAAAGTTAGAGTTTTAGTTAAGAATATATCAGAATTTGAATACATAGTTACAGATAGTGAAATGGAGGCATTAATTTTAGAATGTAATCTAATAAAAAAATATAGTCCTAAATATAATATTTTGTTAAAGGATGATAAGTTTTACCCTTTTATAAAGATTACTAATAATGATGATTACCCGAGGGTATTTGTAACAAGAAAATATGCAAAGGATGGAAGTAAATATTTTGGCCCATATACAAATAGTACAGTTGTATATGAAACTATGAATTTAATAAATAAGTTATTTCCACTTAGAACATGTAAGCTTTCAATTAAAGAAAATGGAGAAAAGATTAGGCCATGTCTTAATTATCATATAAAAAAATGCTTAGGACCTTGTGCAGGCCATGCAACTAAAGAAGAATACAAAAAAATGATTGATGATATTATTGATATTCTTAATGGAAAAGATAAAACTATAAAAAATCAATTAAAGGCTAACATGGAAGAAGCTGCTATGAATTTAGAATTTGAAAAGGCAGCTAGTCTTAGAGATAAGATATTAGCAATTGAAGCGATAGCTGAAAAGCAAAAAATATTTAAGACTATGGAAGGTGATGAAGATTTCATTAACATATTCCAAGACGAAAAAGATAGTTGTATTCAAGTGTTTTTTTCAAGAGAAGGGAAAATAACAGGAAGAGAACATTTTATATTTGAAAATACCGTAAATGAGAGTATTGGAGAAATTTTAGGAGAGTTTATAACATCATTTTATGGAGGTACAGCAAAGGTTCCAAAGACTATATTTGTACCAGAAATAGAAGATTTAGATTTAATAGAAGAATTTCTAAATATAAAGAGGGGTTCTAAAGTGTGGATCAAGATACCACAAAAAGGGCAAAAAAGAGATATGCTAGAAATGGTTAAAAGCAATGCCCAAATAACTTTAGAAAAATTCAAAGATAAATTCCTTCAAGAAAGGGAGATAAATAGGATTTCACTTTTAGAATTGAAGGAAGCTTTAGAACTAGAAGAAACACCTTTTAGAATAGAAGCATATGATATATCAAATATACAAGGTGTGGATTCTGTTGGGACTATGGTTGTTTTTGAAGAAGGAAGAGCAAAAAATAGTGATTATAGAAGATTTAGAATAAAATCTGTAAAGGGTGCTAATGATTATGATAGTATGAGAGAAATTTTAGAAAGAAGATTTACTCATGGGCTTGAAGAAATAAAGCAGATTCAGGAAAGAAGTTTAAAGTTTTCTTCAGGTAAATTTTCAAGTTTTCCAGACCTTATAATGATGGATGGAGGGAAAGGGCAAGTAAATGTTGCTTTAGAGGTACTGAAAAAGTTAAATATAAATATACCTGTATGTGGACTTGTAAAAGACGATAAACATCAAACTAGAGGAATTATATTTAATAATGATGAGATTATAATTAATAGACACTCAAATCTAATGCAAATGATAAGAAGAATTCAAGATGAAGTACATAGATTTGCTATTACTTATCATAGAAGTCTTAGGGATAAAAGAACATTACATTCTATATTAGAAGACATTCCAAATATAGGAGAAAAAAGACGAAGAAATTTACTTATGAAGTTTGGTAGTGTTGAAAATATAAAAAATGCTAAACTTGAAGAATTATTAGATACAGAAAGCATAGATAAAAAAGCGGCCCAAAGTATAATAGATTATTTTAATAAATAA
- a CDS encoding dTDP-4-dehydrorhamnose 3,5-epimerase family protein, which translates to MFRVKPLGVEGCFVITPSISMNNTCDLIKVFNDIQFNIYGLSTEFKEEYYAIAKPGALRGMHFQAPPEAHDKLVTCIKGEIQDVVVDLRKDSKTFGKYAMVDLNETNKELLYIPKGCAHGYYIKGDKEALIFYKVTKPFIPEYRGGIHWSSLNIPWDFQGDISVEEEDENFPRFEDFQSPF; encoded by the coding sequence ATGTTTAGAGTAAAACCATTAGGCGTTGAGGGATGCTTCGTTATTACACCATCTATATCAATGAACAATACATGTGATCTTATAAAGGTATTTAATGATATTCAATTTAACATCTATGGACTGAGTACAGAATTCAAAGAAGAATATTATGCAATTGCAAAGCCAGGTGCTTTAAGAGGAATGCATTTTCAAGCACCACCAGAAGCACATGACAAATTAGTAACATGTATAAAAGGAGAAATACAAGATGTAGTTGTAGATTTAAGAAAAGACTCAAAAACTTTTGGAAAATATGCTATGGTAGATTTAAATGAAACAAATAAAGAATTATTGTATATTCCAAAAGGATGTGCTCATGGATACTATATTAAAGGTGATAAAGAGGCTTTAATTTTTTATAAAGTAACTAAACCGTTTATTCCAGAGTATAGAGGGGGAATTCATTGGAGTTCATTAAATATACCATGGGATTTTCAAGGCGATATATCAGTTGAAGAGGAAGATGAAAACTTTCCAAGATTTGAAGATTTTCAGTCACCATTTTAA
- a CDS encoding peptidoglycan D,D-transpeptidase FtsI family protein: MNDLAKSVRNVMVVFLFCFIGLISYMAYFQIFKGPGIAEDPKNVRLWAKRNEVLRGTIYDRNGEPLTKSKRVDTLTQDREYLYGDLYVHALGYVDERYGLTGLEEEFDNELSSYNTFSNGIRNLFKDFNLKSAFENRDKEQDKKVGNGLVTTLDYNIQKVAYDALGDRKGSVVALNPKTGEILAMVSKPTYDPANLEQAIKDANAGVDEENKLLNRATNGIYPPGSVFKTITLSSAIENNPSVTGRIFNDTGKITFADGSTLNNYMHQAHGNIDLRRAYRVSSNVVFGTLAMELGNEKLKATAEKFGFNSRIPGVGVSMSISQFPTLESYEEGNIAQSGIGQGSVVVTPMQMAIMAATVANDGVLMEPKLVNKVVDKDGNNVKEIPNKVLKEDVIPKDVAETVKGYMGYLVENNLYRWPAFEGTNAGAKTGTADYKLPDGTDAIPHGWFITAAPLDNPKVAVAVIVENGENGAGTAAEIASQVVRMAVLGE, translated from the coding sequence ATGAATGATTTAGCAAAAAGCGTTAGAAATGTTATGGTTGTATTCCTTTTTTGCTTTATAGGATTAATATCATATATGGCCTACTTCCAGATATTTAAAGGTCCAGGTATTGCCGAAGATCCTAAAAACGTAAGACTTTGGGCAAAAAGAAATGAAGTTTTAAGAGGAACTATTTATGATAGAAACGGTGAACCTTTAACAAAGAGCAAAAGAGTAGACACATTAACACAAGATAGAGAATATCTTTATGGAGATCTTTATGTTCATGCATTAGGATATGTTGACGAAAGATATGGACTTACAGGATTAGAAGAAGAATTTGATAATGAGCTTTCAAGTTACAATACTTTTTCAAATGGAATTAGAAATTTATTTAAGGACTTTAACCTAAAAAGTGCTTTTGAAAATAGAGATAAAGAACAGGATAAAAAGGTTGGTAATGGATTAGTAACTACTTTAGATTATAATATTCAAAAGGTAGCTTATGATGCATTAGGCGATAGAAAGGGATCAGTTGTAGCTTTAAATCCTAAAACAGGAGAAATATTAGCAATGGTTTCAAAACCAACTTATGATCCAGCTAACTTGGAGCAAGCTATAAAGGATGCAAATGCAGGTGTAGATGAAGAAAATAAGCTTTTAAATAGAGCTACTAATGGTATTTATCCACCAGGATCAGTATTTAAAACAATAACATTATCTAGTGCTATTGAAAATAATCCTTCAGTAACAGGAAGAATATTTAATGATACTGGTAAAATAACATTTGCAGATGGATCAACATTAAACAACTATATGCATCAAGCACATGGAAACATTGATTTAAGAAGAGCATATAGAGTTTCTAGTAATGTAGTATTTGGTACGTTAGCAATGGAGCTTGGAAATGAAAAATTAAAAGCAACTGCAGAGAAATTTGGTTTTAATTCAAGAATTCCAGGTGTTGGAGTATCAATGTCAATAAGCCAATTCCCTACTTTAGAATCATATGAAGAAGGGAATATAGCACAAAGTGGTATTGGGCAAGGAAGTGTTGTAGTAACACCAATGCAAATGGCAATAATGGCAGCAACGGTAGCTAATGATGGAGTTCTTATGGAACCTAAGTTAGTTAATAAAGTTGTTGATAAAGATGGAAATAACGTTAAAGAAATTCCAAATAAAGTTTTAAAAGAAGATGTAATTCCTAAAGATGTAGCAGAAACTGTTAAAGGATATATGGGATATTTAGTAGAAAATAACTTATATAGATGGCCTGCTTTTGAAGGAACAAATGCTGGAGCTAAAACAGGTACAGCAGATTATAAGTTACCTGATGGGACTGATGCAATTCCTCATGGTTGGTTTATAACAGCAGCACCATTAGATAATCCTAAAGTAGCAGTAGCTGTAATTGTTGAAAATGGTGAAAATGGTGCAGGAACAGCAGCAGAAATAGCATCACAAGTAGTAAGAATGGCAGTTTTAGGAGAATAA
- a CDS encoding FtsW/RodA/SpoVE family cell cycle protein, whose product MKSALKLEKRVLKLIYLLCILLFTNLALLKKPFDYKALGMGVVLCIIIGYSHYVIRKFYPDGDKFMLIFSSILAVVGIAVIYRINHAEAMKQLMWVVIGIIAYITIVVVLPDLKSFAKYKRIYMILTLILMPMALIFGKEIYGAKNWVYIAGFGFQPSEFGKIALVLYLASALMNYESKKNLKEEFKQLIEPALIAMYSLACMVLQTDLGSVLIFFGISVTMLYIATSKKKYVFTCLGLSAIGAVGAYGMFSHVRNRVMIWLDPWSHATDEGMQIVQGLYAIASGGLFGVGLGKGYPEFIPVNTSDFIFAVICEEFGTIFAVGIMIIYFLLFYRGIRAAFVTNEKFSQLSAVGFSTMIACQTLVIIGGIFKVIPLTGITLPLISYGGSSMITIFFTLGILQKISEEA is encoded by the coding sequence ATGAAGAGTGCTTTAAAATTAGAGAAGAGAGTTCTTAAACTAATTTATCTACTATGTATACTTCTTTTTACTAACCTAGCCTTGTTAAAAAAACCATTTGATTACAAAGCACTTGGAATGGGAGTAGTACTATGCATAATTATAGGATACTCTCATTATGTAATAAGAAAGTTTTATCCTGATGGAGATAAGTTTATGTTGATTTTCTCCAGTATTTTAGCAGTAGTAGGGATAGCGGTAATATATAGAATAAACCATGCAGAAGCAATGAAACAGCTTATGTGGGTTGTTATTGGAATAATTGCTTATATTACAATAGTAGTTGTATTGCCAGATTTAAAGAGCTTTGCAAAGTATAAAAGAATATATATGATCTTAACACTGATTCTTATGCCTATGGCATTAATATTCGGTAAAGAAATATATGGAGCTAAGAACTGGGTTTATATAGCAGGTTTTGGATTTCAACCTTCAGAATTTGGTAAGATAGCTTTAGTTTTATACTTAGCATCAGCTTTAATGAATTATGAAAGCAAAAAGAATTTAAAAGAAGAATTTAAACAACTTATAGAGCCAGCACTAATAGCTATGTATTCATTAGCTTGTATGGTTCTTCAAACAGATTTAGGATCAGTATTAATTTTCTTTGGTATATCAGTAACTATGTTATACATAGCAACCTCAAAGAAAAAATATGTATTTACTTGTTTAGGCTTATCTGCAATAGGTGCAGTAGGAGCTTATGGAATGTTTTCACACGTAAGAAACAGAGTTATGATATGGTTAGATCCTTGGAGTCATGCTACTGATGAAGGTATGCAAATAGTACAAGGATTATATGCTATAGCATCCGGTGGACTATTTGGTGTTGGATTAGGAAAAGGCTATCCAGAATTTATACCAGTAAATACAAGTGATTTTATTTTTGCAGTTATATGTGAAGAGTTTGGAACAATTTTTGCTGTAGGAATTATGATTATATATTTCTTATTATTCTATAGAGGAATAAGAGCAGCTTTTGTTACAAATGAAAAGTTTAGTCAATTATCAGCTGTAGGTTTTAGTACAATGATAGCTTGTCAAACTTTAGTTATAATAGGTGGTATTTTTAAAGTAATACCACTAACAGGAATAACTTTACCACTTATCAGTTATGGTGGTAGTTCCATGATAACTATATTCTTTACATTAGGAATATTGCAGAAAATTTCAGAGGAGGCATAG
- a CDS encoding FHA domain-containing protein has translation MSFSRLMTFGFGIVFIIILYFIIYYALKIMYKDVKSGGKRKQASGKKNYGIEVLKSGDNSNIEEGTLYLLRAPITIGRRDGNTVQLTEPYVSGNHAKLIVKNNEVFIEDLNSTNGVFVNDEQIDGSFKLRPNDKIRIGSAIFKVIRSDKK, from the coding sequence ATGAGTTTTTCAAGACTGATGACTTTTGGCTTTGGTATAGTATTTATAATAATACTATATTTCATAATTTACTATGCTCTAAAAATTATGTACAAGGATGTTAAAAGTGGTGGAAAAAGGAAACAAGCTTCAGGTAAGAAAAATTATGGAATAGAGGTTTTGAAATCAGGAGATAATTCAAATATTGAAGAAGGAACCCTATATTTATTAAGAGCTCCAATAACAATAGGAAGAAGAGATGGAAATACAGTTCAATTAACTGAACCATATGTTTCAGGAAATCATGCGAAGCTTATTGTTAAAAATAATGAAGTATTTATTGAAGACTTGAATAGTACAAATGGAGTTTTCGTTAACGATGAGCAAATAGACGGAAGCTTTAAATTAAGACCTAACGATAAGATAAGAATAGGAAGTGCAATTTTTAAGGTTATAAGATCAGATAAAAAATAG
- the uvrA gene encoding excinuclease ABC subunit UvrA, which translates to MKDKIIIKGAKVHNLKNVSLEIPRDKLIVFTGLSGSGKSSLAFDTLYAEGQRRYVESLSSYARQFLGQMDKPDVEYIEGLSPAISIDQKTTSKNPRSTVGTVTEIYDYLRLLYARVGVPHCPKYNIEISKQSVDQIVDGVKELGDKAKIQILAPIVRGKKGTHEKVLENIKKNGFVRARVDGEIYDLTEEEINLDKNKKHSIEAVVDRIILKEGIEGRLTDSLETALKLAEGLVIVNVIGGEDILFSEKFACPECGLSIDELEPRLFSFNSPFGKCDYCDGLGSLIELDENLIIPNKDLSILEGAIATWGDGRLKEDSWTFAILKALSNEYDVDLSRPVKELSREHLDLILYGTNGKKLKVIYTKEGVKAEYSYAYEGEINSLKRRYRETNSDIIKGDIEQYMSNSYCPKCKGARLKKEALAVRVGSKNIYEFTTMSIREELAYLNSIEFSEKDRIISDQIIKEIKSRLNFLIDVGLDYLNLSRNSGTLSGGESQRIRLATQIGSALMGVLYILDEPSIGLHQRDNDRLIKTLKNLRDVGNTVIVVEHDDDTIKEADFIVDIGPRAGEHGGEIVAAGPLDVIKNCKESITGQYLTGKKKVNLPTERRKGNGNKITVKGARENNLKNVNISIPLATLTMVTGVSGSGKSTLVNEILYKGLNRIVNRSKNPVGDHKEIIGAEFIDKIIDIDQSPIGRTPRSNPATYTGTFDIIRELFSTTPEAKMRGYKPGRFSFNVKGGRCEACSGDGIIKIEMQFLSDVYVPCEVCKGKRYNRETLEVKYKGKSIDDVLNMTVEEALKFFENIPRIKNKLQTLNDVGLGYIRLGQPSTQLSGGEAQRIKLAFELSKRSTGKTLYILDEPTTGLHIDDVNRLVEILQRLVDAGNTVVVIEHNLDMIKCADYIIDLGPEGGDKGGTIVGYGTPEKISTLEESYTGKYLKKMLR; encoded by the coding sequence ATGAAGGATAAAATTATTATAAAAGGTGCAAAAGTTCATAATTTAAAAAACGTTTCATTAGAAATACCTAGAGATAAATTAATTGTTTTTACTGGATTATCAGGTTCAGGTAAATCTTCTTTAGCTTTTGATACCCTTTATGCAGAGGGGCAAAGAAGATATGTTGAATCTTTATCATCATATGCAAGACAATTTTTAGGTCAAATGGATAAACCAGATGTAGAATATATAGAAGGTTTATCACCAGCTATATCAATAGATCAAAAAACTACAAGTAAAAATCCACGTTCAACAGTTGGAACAGTAACTGAAATATATGATTACCTAAGACTTTTATATGCAAGAGTAGGTGTTCCACATTGTCCAAAGTATAATATAGAAATTTCTAAACAATCTGTTGATCAAATTGTGGATGGAGTTAAGGAACTTGGGGATAAAGCTAAGATTCAAATTTTAGCTCCAATTGTAAGAGGTAAAAAGGGAACTCATGAAAAAGTTTTAGAAAATATAAAAAAGAATGGATTTGTAAGAGCCAGAGTTGATGGTGAAATTTATGATCTTACAGAAGAAGAAATAAACTTAGATAAAAATAAGAAACATAGTATTGAAGCAGTAGTAGATAGAATAATTCTTAAAGAAGGGATAGAAGGAAGATTAACTGATTCTTTAGAAACTGCTCTTAAATTAGCAGAAGGATTAGTTATAGTAAATGTAATAGGTGGAGAAGATATTTTATTTAGTGAGAAGTTTGCTTGTCCAGAGTGTGGTTTAAGTATAGATGAATTAGAACCAAGATTATTTTCTTTTAATTCACCTTTTGGAAAGTGTGATTATTGTGATGGCCTTGGAAGTTTAATTGAATTAGATGAAAATTTAATAATACCTAATAAAGATTTAAGTATTTTAGAAGGTGCAATAGCTACTTGGGGAGATGGGAGATTAAAGGAAGATTCTTGGACTTTTGCTATATTAAAGGCTTTGAGTAACGAATACGATGTAGATTTAAGCAGACCAGTTAAAGAGCTTTCAAGAGAGCATCTTGATTTAATTCTTTATGGAACTAACGGTAAAAAATTAAAAGTTATATATACAAAAGAAGGAGTTAAAGCTGAATATTCTTATGCCTATGAAGGCGAAATAAACTCTTTAAAAAGAAGATATAGAGAGACAAATTCAGATATAATTAAAGGTGATATAGAACAATACATGAGCAATAGTTATTGTCCTAAATGTAAAGGAGCAAGATTAAAAAAAGAAGCACTTGCAGTTAGGGTTGGAAGTAAAAATATTTATGAATTTACTACAATGTCTATTAGAGAAGAGTTAGCATACTTAAATAGTATTGAGTTTTCAGAAAAAGATAGAATTATAAGTGATCAAATAATAAAAGAAATAAAAAGCAGACTAAACTTCTTAATAGATGTAGGATTAGATTATTTAAATCTATCAAGAAATTCAGGAACATTATCTGGAGGAGAGTCTCAAAGAATAAGATTAGCAACTCAAATTGGTTCAGCACTTATGGGAGTTTTATATATTTTGGATGAACCTAGTATAGGACTGCATCAAAGAGATAATGATAGATTAATAAAAACTCTAAAAAATCTAAGAGATGTAGGAAATACAGTTATAGTAGTTGAACATGATGATGATACTATAAAAGAAGCAGATTTTATTGTAGATATAGGACCAAGAGCTGGTGAACATGGTGGAGAAATTGTTGCAGCAGGGCCTTTAGATGTAATTAAAAATTGTAAAGAATCTATAACTGGTCAATATTTAACTGGAAAGAAAAAAGTTAACCTTCCTACAGAAAGAAGAAAAGGAAATGGAAATAAAATAACTGTTAAGGGAGCTAGAGAAAATAACCTTAAAAATGTAAATATATCTATTCCACTAGCTACATTAACGATGGTTACAGGTGTTTCAGGTTCAGGAAAGAGTACTTTAGTAAATGAAATATTATATAAAGGATTAAATAGAATAGTAAATAGAAGCAAAAATCCAGTAGGTGATCATAAAGAAATTATAGGAGCAGAATTTATAGATAAAATAATTGATATAGATCAAAGTCCTATAGGAAGAACTCCAAGGTCAAACCCTGCAACTTATACAGGTACTTTTGATATAATAAGAGAATTGTTTTCAACAACTCCAGAAGCTAAGATGAGAGGATATAAACCAGGTAGATTTAGCTTTAATGTTAAAGGTGGAAGATGTGAAGCTTGTTCAGGAGATGGAATAATTAAAATAGAAATGCAATTTTTATCAGATGTATATGTACCATGTGAAGTATGTAAAGGAAAAAGATATAATAGAGAAACCTTAGAAGTTAAATATAAAGGGAAATCTATAGATGATGTTTTAAACATGACTGTAGAAGAAGCACTAAAATTCTTTGAAAATATTCCGAGAATAAAAAATAAGCTTCAAACTTTAAATGATGTAGGTCTTGGATATATAAGGTTAGGGCAACCATCTACTCAACTATCAGGAGGAGAAGCCCAAAGAATTAAATTAGCTTTTGAATTATCAAAAAGAAGTACAGGAAAAACTTTATATATACTAGATGAACCTACTACAGGATTACACATAGATGATGTAAATAGACTTGTTGAAATCCTTCAAAGATTAGTTGATGCAGGAAATACAGTAGTAGTTATAGAACATAACTTAGATATGATAAAATGTGCTGACTATATAATAGATTTAGGTCCAGAAGGTGGAGATAAGGGAGGAACTATAGTGGGATATGGTACACCTGAGAAAATAAGCACTTTAGAAGAGTCCTACACAGGGAAATATCTTAAAAAGATGTTAAGATAA
- a CDS encoding response regulator, giving the protein MKKVMIIEDDPMVALINRKYIESIKGFSVEDIVSEKEEAIKILKSKQIDLVLLDVYLPKESGIDILKAIRGEGLLVDVIMITATNKVEKIKCAFAYGVVDYLIKPFEFDRFQEAINKFLAKDNLLKESSKIKQKQIDNLSKTEINLDLPKGLNEKTLKKLTDFLEDNIGTIWTIREIAGEIGISNVTIKKYMEYLEEVGKVSSTITYGNIGRPEYKYEYIKNMV; this is encoded by the coding sequence ATGAAAAAAGTAATGATAATTGAAGATGATCCTATGGTAGCTCTAATAAATAGAAAGTATATTGAGTCTATAAAAGGATTTTCAGTAGAAGATATAGTATCAGAAAAAGAAGAAGCTATTAAAATACTGAAAAGTAAACAAATAGACCTTGTTTTGTTAGATGTTTATTTACCTAAAGAAAGTGGAATTGACATATTAAAAGCAATCAGAGGTGAAGGACTGTTAGTAGATGTAATAATGATAACAGCTACTAATAAAGTAGAGAAAATAAAGTGTGCCTTTGCTTATGGAGTTGTAGACTATTTAATAAAACCTTTTGAGTTTGATAGATTTCAAGAGGCTATTAATAAGTTTTTAGCAAAGGATAATTTGTTAAAAGAAAGTAGTAAAATAAAACAAAAACAAATTGATAATCTATCAAAGACTGAGATTAATTTAGATCTACCAAAGGGATTAAATGAAAAAACTCTTAAAAAGCTAACTGACTTTTTAGAGGATAATATAGGCACTATATGGACAATAAGAGAAATTGCTGGTGAGATTGGTATAAGTAATGTAACTATTAAAAAGTATATGGAATATTTAGAGGAAGTAGGAAAAGTATCTTCCACTATAACTTATGGAAATATTGGGAGACCTGAGTATAAATACGAATATATAAAAAATATGGTATAA